GCCGGACTCCATGTCCTTGAGCTGCACCACACCCTCGGCGAGGTCGCGCTCACCGGCGACGATCGCATAGCGGGCCCCGCTGCGGTTGGCGTTCTTCATGGCGCCCTTGAGCCCCTTGCCGCCGTACGAGAAGTCCGCGGCGATACCGAGCTTGCGCAGTTCGGTGACCTTGGCGAAGAGGATGCGGCGGGCCTCCTCGCCCAGCGGGACCGCGAACACGCTGGTGGACGCGGGGAGTTCGAGCTCGACGCCCTCCGCCTCCAGGGCGAGGACCGTGCGGTCGACGCCCAACGCCCAGCCCACGGAGGGCAGTGCGGGGCCGCCGATCATCTCGGACAGGCCGTCGTAGCGGCCGCCGCCGCCCACCGCGGACTGGGAGCCCAGACCGCCGTGCACGAACTCGAAGGTCGTACGGGTGTAGTAGTCCAGGCCGCGGACCAGCTTCGGGTCGTCCTCGAAGGCGACGCCCGCCGCCGTGATCAGCTCGCGGACCTCCTCGTGGTACGCCTTGCAGGAGTCGCACAGGTAGTCGCGCAGCAGCGGGGCGTCGGTGAGCTGCTTCTGGACGTCGGCGCGCTTGTCGTCCAGGACGCGCAGCGGGTTGATGTCCGCGCGGCGCAGCGTGTCCTCGTCGAGGTCCAGGCCGCGCAGGAAGGTCTGCAGCGCCTCCCGGTACACCGGGCGGCACTCCTTGTCGCCCAGGCTGTTGAGCAGGATGCGGAAGTCGCGCAGGCCGAGCGTGCGGTACGCCTGGTCGGCCAGGATGATCAGCTCGGCGTCCAGCGCCGGGTCCTCCGCGCCGATCGCCTCGGCGCCGACCTGGGAGAAGTGGCGGTAACGGCCCGCCTGCGGCTGCTCGTAGCGGTAGTAGGAGCCCGAGTACCAGAGCTTGACCGGGAGATTGCCCTGCCGGTGCAGGTTCGCCTCGAGGGCGGCGCGCAGGACGGACGCCGTTCCCTCGGGGCGCAGGGCGAGCTGGTCGCCGCCCTTGGTCTCGAAGGCGTACATCTCCTTGCTGACGATGTCGGTGGACTCGCCGACACCGCGGGCGAACAGCTCCACGTTCTCGAAGCCGGGCGTCTCGACATAGCCGTAGCCGGAGTTGCGCAGCGGGGTCGCGATGGCCTCGCGCACCGCGAGGAACTTCGCGGAGCGCGGCGGAAGCAGGTCGTACGTGCCCTTGGGGGCCTGGAAGGTACTCACGGAAGGTCTCTCGTCACATTCCTCGTCGGGGAGGGGTGTTCGAACCCGCTCCCTGGCCGCCGGCCGCCACCTGCCGCAGATACGGGTTGGCGGCGCGCTCCTGGCCGATGGTCGTCTGGGGGCCGTGGCCGGACAGCACCACGGTCGAGTCCTCGAGCGGCAGGCACACGCGGGCCAGCGAGTCGAGCATCTCGGCCATGTCGCCGCCGGGCAGGTCGGTGCGTCCGATGGAGCCGGCGAACAGCAGATCCCCGGAGAAGAAGACCGAGGGGATCTCGGTCGTCTCGGGCATCCGGAAGGTCACCGACCCCTTCGTATGGCCCGGCGCGTGCGCGACGGAGAACTCCAGACCGGCCAGGTCCAGCCGCGCGCCGTCGGTCAGCTCCCGGACGTCGTCCGGCTCGCCCACGGTCAGCTCGCCCATGAGCGGCATGCCGATGGAACGGCCGAGCGCCTTCTCGGGGTCGCTCATCATGAACCGGTCCTCGGGGTGGATCCAGGCCGGCACGTCGTGGGCGCCGCACACGGGGACGACCGAGGCCACATGGTCGATGTGGCCGTGGGTGAGGACGACGGCGACGGGCTTGAGCCGATGCTTCCTGATCGCTTCCTCGACTCCGGGGGCCGCCTGGTGGCCCGGGTCGATGATCACGCACTCCTCGCCGGCGGCGGGGGCGACGAGATAACAGTTCGTCCCCCAGGCCCCGGCGGGGAACCCGGCAATGAGCACGATCGTCCTTCGTTGTGTCGATACGGGAGGGCTTGTCGACGGTATTCGGTTCGACGGTATTCGGTGGCATTCGGTGGGCTCCACCTGTGGTCAGAGCCTACCGGCGCTGCCGATTCCTCAGCGAACCCATATACCGTACGGGGCACACGCAGGCGGTCGGCTCACAAGACGCACGCGTCCCAGTCGACGTACGAGACGCACGAGGAGAAAACCCGGTGGTCACCCAGGAACAGCGGAAGCGTCAGCTCGCCCGGGAGAAGTTCTTGCGGCAGCAGCAGCGGCGCACGTCCGCCCGACGCAAGGCGCGTGTGCGCAACTCGGTGATCGCGTCGGTGCTCGGCGTGATCATCGTGGGCAGTGTGGCGCTGTACACGACGGGCGTCCTCAAGGAGGACGACAAGGCGAACGCGAGCGCGGACACCACCCCGTCCGCGTCGCCCAGCGCCGTGAAGGACCCGTGCGAGAAGGCTGCCGCCGGTTCGGTCGAGAAGCTGACCTGGAAGAAGGAGCCGGCGATCACCATCGACAAGTCGGCCGACTACACGATGAAGCTGGCGACGACCTGCGGTGACATCGACATAGCGCTGAAGACCTCGGCGGCCCCGCACACCGTCAACTCGTTCGACTTCCTCGCGGGCAAGGGCTACTTCGACCACACCAAGTGCCACCGGCTCACCACCAACGGCATCTACGTGCTGCAGTGCGGCGACCCGACGGGCACCGGCAGCGGCGGCCCCGGCTACACGATTCCGGACGAGAACCTGAAGGACAAGAGCCTCAAGGACAACGTCTACCCGGCCGGCACGGTCGCCATGGCGAACACCTCGCAGCCGGACACCGGCGGCAGCCAGTTCTTCCTCGTCTACCAGGACAGCCAGCTCCCGCCGAGCTACACCCCGTTCGGCACGATCTCGGCCAAGGGCCTGACCGTCCTGAAGAAGATCGCCGCCGCCGGGGAGAACACCGGCGCGGGTGACGGCGCCCCGAACGCGACGGTCGTCATCAACAAGGCGACGGTCACCAAATCCTGACGTTCAGGGCGGCTGACAGCGCAATTTCGGTCGCGCTGGATGCGGACAGGCATACCGCCGGTCGCCTATGTTGGCCGTGACGAAACTGTGGACGATGCCCAGGGGCGCTGAAGCCCCTCGGAGGCATCATGTGGAGGAGGCGCTGTGAGCAGCGACCCGTGGGGCCGCGTCGACGAGACGGGGACCGTGTACGTGCGTACGGCCGACGGCGAGCAGGTCGTCGGTTCCTGGCAGGCCGGCTCCCCCGAGGAGGCGCTGGCCTACTTCGAGCGCAAGTACGAGGGCCTGGTTGTCGAGATCGGCCTCCTCGAGAAGCGAGTGCAGACCACCGATCTGTCGGCCAAGGACGCCCAGGTCGCGATCGACCACATCCGCGAGCAGGTCGACGCGCACCACGCGGTCGGTGATCTTCAGGCGCTGCGGGAGCGGCTGGACAAGCTGGTGGCGACCGTCGAGTCGCGGCGCGAGGAACGCAAGGTGCAGCGCGCCAAGCAGTCCGACGAGGCCCGCAAGGCCAAGGAGGACCTGGTCGTCGAGGCGGAGCAGCTCGCCCAGTCCGACCAGTGGCGGGCCGCCGGTGAGCGGCTGCGCGCCCTGGTGGACACCTGGAAGGGTCTGCCTCGGCTCGACCGCAAGTCGGACGACGAACTGTGGCACCGGTTCTCGCACGCGCGCTCGGCGTTCTCCAAGCGCCGCAAGGCGCACTTCGCGCAGCTGGACGCACAGCGCGAGGAGGCCCGCAGGACGAAGGAACGGCTGGTCTCCGAGGCCGAGGCGCTGTCCGCCTCGACGGACTGGGGTCCGACGGCCGCCCGCTACCGCGAGCTGATGGCGGAGTGGAAGGCCGCGGGCCGCGCCCAGCGCGAGCACGAGGACGATCTGTGGAACCGCTTCCGCGGCGCCCAGGACGTGTTCTTCGCCGCCCGCAGCTCGGTCTTCGCCGAGCGGGACGCCGAGCAGACGGAGAACCTGAAGCTCAAGGAGGAGCTGGCCGAAGAGGCCGAGAAGCTCCTGCCGATCGGCGATCTGAAGTCGACGCGGGCCGCGTTCCGCTCGATCAACGAGCGCTGGGAGGCCATCGGCCATGTCCCGCGGGACTCCCGGCCGAAGGTCGAGGGCCGGATGCACGCCGTGGAGCGGGCGATCCAGGACGCCGAGGAGACCGAGTGGCGCCGGACGAACCCGGAGGCACGCGCGCGTGCCGAGGGTCTGACCGGTCAGCTCCAGGCCGCCGTGGACAAGCTCCGGGGTCAGATCGAGCAGGCCCGCGCCCAGGGCAACTCGGCCCGCGCCGACAAGCTGGAGCGCGAGCTGGAGGGCCGCCAGGCCCTGCTGGACCAGGCGCTGAAGGGTCTGCAGGAGTTCGGCGGCTGACCCACCCGGACACAGGCATGGGAGAGGCCCCCGTACGAGTCGTACGGGGGCCTCTCCCATGCCTGCCTGCCGACGAGACTGCCTGCGCCTACGGGCGACGGCCTGCCTACAGGCGACGGCCTGCCTACGGGCGGCGCGCCGACGTCACCCGGTACACGTCGTACACGCCCTCCACACCCCTGACCGCCTTCAGGACGTGGCCCAGGTGCTTGGGGTCGCCCATCTCGAAGGTGAAGCGGGAGGTGGCCACGCGGTCGCGGGAGGTCTGGACGGCCGCGGAGAGGATGTTGACGTGCTGGTCGGACAGGACACGGGTGACGTCCGACAGGAGCCGGGAGCGGTCCAGCGCCTCGACCTGGATGGCGACCAGGAAGACCGAGGACTGCGTCGGCGCCCACTCGACCTCGAGGATGCGCTCGGGCTCGCGGGACAGTGACTCCACGTTGACGCAGTCGCTGCGGTGAACCGATACGCCACTACCCCGGGTGACGAACCCTATGATCGGGTCGCCGGGGACGGGCGTACAGCAGCGGGCCAGTTTGACCCACACGTCGTCGACGCCCTTGACCACGACACCGGGGTCGTTGTTGCTGCGCCGCTTGCGGCCGCGGGTGCGCGACGGCGGGACCGCCTCGTCCATCTCCTCGGTGGCCGCCTCCTCGCCGCCGAGCGCCTGCACCAGCTTCTGTACGACGTTCTGCGCGGCCACATGGCCCTCGCCGATCGCCGCGTACAGCGAGGAGATGTCGGGGTAGCGCATCTCGTGCGCCAGCGTGACCAGCGAGTCGCCGGTGAGAATGCGCTGGATCGGCAGGTTCTGCTTGCGCATCGCGCGCGCGATGGCGTCCTTGCCCTGCTCGATCGCCTCGTCGCGGCGCTCCTTGGAGAACCACGCCCGGATCTTGTTGCGGGCGCGCGGCGACTTGACGAAGTTCAACCAGTCCCGCGACGGTCCGGCCCCGGCGGCCTTGGAGGTGAAGACCTCCACCAGGTCGCCGTTGTCCAGGGTCGACTCCAGCGGTACGAGGCGTCCGTTGACCCGGGCTCCTATGGTGCGGTGGCCCACCTCGGTGTGCACCGCGTACGAGAAGTCCACGGGCGTGGCGCCGGCCGGCAGCGCTATCACGTCGCCCTTCGGCGTGAAGACGAAGACCTCGTTGCGCGACAGGTCGAAGCGCAGGGACTCCAGGAACTCGCCGGGGTCCTCGGTCTCCTTCTGCCAGTCCAGGAGCTGGCGCAGCCACGCCATGTCGTTGAGGTGGTCGTCCTTGCCGGTGGTCCGGGGCGCGTCGGAGCGCACCTTGGAGGCGCCGGCGACGGCCTCCTGCTTGTACTTCCAGTGCGCGGCGATGCCGTACTCGGCGCGGCGGTGCATGTCGAAGGTGCGGATCTGGAGTTCGACGGGCTTGCCGTTGGGGCCGATGACCGTCGTGTGCAGCGACTGGTACATGTTGAATTTGGGCATCGCGATGTAGTCCTTGAACCGGCCGGGGACCGGGTTCCATCGCGCGTGCACGGTGCCGAGGGCCGCGTAGCAGTCTCTGACGGTGTCCACGAGGACGCGGATGCCCACCAGGTCGTAGATCTCCGCGAAGTCGCGGCCGCGCACGATCATCTTCTGGTAGACGCTGTAGTAGTGCTTCGGGCGGCCTGTGACGGTCGCCTTGATGCGGGCGGCGCGCAGGTCGGACTGGACCTCGTCGGTCACTATGGCCAGGTACTCGTCACGCTTCGGTGCCCTTTCGGCCACCAGCCGTACGATCTCGTCGTACATCTTGGGGTAGAGGATCGCGAAGGCGAGGTCCTCCAGTTCCCACTTGATGGTGTTCATGCCGAGGCGGTGGGCGAGCGGCGCGTAGATCTCGAGGGTCTCGCGCGCCTTCTTCTCCTGCTTCTCGCGCTTGAGGTAGCGCATGGTGCGCATGTTGTGCAGGCGGTCGGCGAGCTTGATGACCAGGACGCGCGGGTCCTTGGCCATGGCCACGACCATCTTGCGCACGGTCTCGGCCTGCGCGGCCTCGCCGAACTTGACCTTGTCCAGCTTGGTGACGCCGTCGACGAGCAGGGCGACCTGGTCGCCGAAGTCGCGGCGCAGGTCCTCCAGGCCGTACTCGGTGTCCTCGACGGTGTCGTGCAGCAGGCCCGCCATGAGGGTGGCCGGGTCCATGCCGAGCTCGGCGAGGATCGTGGTCACCGCGAGCGGGTGCGTGATGTACGGATCGCCGCTCTTGCGCTTCTGGCCGCGGTGCCAGCGCTCGGCGACCTGGTAGGACTTCTCGATCTGGCGGAGCGTCGCGGTCTCGATCTTGGGGTCGTTGCTGCGCACTATCCGCAGCAGCGGTTCCAGGACCGGGTTGTAGGGGTTCGCGCGCTGGACGCCGAGGCGGGCGAGGCGGGCGCGGACGCGGTTGGAGGAGCCGGAGCGGGCGGGCGGCTGCGCGGCGGACGGGCGGGCCGCGGGGGCGGCGGCCGGCGTGGCAGCGGACGCGGGCGTGGCGGCGGGCCGCTCGGGCGTGGCCGGTTTGGGCCGCGGCTGCTCGGCCGGCTTGTCCGCGGGCGCGGAGCGGTCGTGCTCGACCGGCCCGCGGCTGTCGTCCTTCGCGTGCGACGCGGGCGTGGCCGCGGGGCCCGAGGCGGACTCGGGCTTGGCGGCGGTCAGGTGCTGGGCCTCGTCTGGCAAGAGGACTCCTCGTGCGCGATCCGGGTCCCCGGTCAGGCTCCGGAGCACCCATCGTAGCGATCCCGGGCTCCAGGATCGCCTTCAGGCCGATGTGAGGCCCGTCCACCGGAGAAACGCAAGGGGCGGGCGCCGGATTCCTCCGGGCCCGCCCGCTTGGCGTACGACGGTTTTCAGACGGTCAGCAGTGACTCCAGCGGAGCTCCGCGCAGGGCCGCCTCCAGGCGGGGGCGGCCGTCGAGGAAGCTCAGCTCCATCAGGACGGCGGCGCCCGCGACCTCGGCGCCCGCCCGGTGGATGAGCTGGATCGCGGCCTCGGCGGTGCCGCCGGTGGCCAGCACGTCGTCGACGATCAGGACGCGGTCCTCGGCGGTGAGGTCCTCGGCGTGCACCTCGATCTCCGCCGAGCCGTACTCCAGGTCGTAGGCCTGGCTGAGGGTCGCTCCGGGGAGCTTGCCCGCCTTGCGTACGGGAATGAAGCCGAGGCCCGCGCGGACGGCGACCGGGGCGCCCAGGATGAAGCCCCGGGCCTCCAGGCCGACGATCTTGGTGGCGCCGGTGCGCTCGGCGATGCCGGCGAAGGCGTCGGTGAGCGCGGTGAACGCCGTCGAGTCCGCCAGGAGCGGGGTGATGTCCTTGAACATCACGCCCGGCTCCGGGTAGTCGGCCACGTCACGGATGCGGCTGAGCAGCAGCGTCGTGAGGTCGGTCAGCTCGGTCATCGGCGCTTCCCCGACGGGCGGCCGCGGCCCCGGCCACGGGACGCGGGCTGGCTGCGCGGGCCGACGACGGCGTGGGCCGCGTCCTCCGGCTCGTCGTCGCCGTAGGCGTCGTCGCTACGGGTCTCCGTGAGGTCCTCGTCGGCGGTGGCCTGGGCGCGCTTGGCCAGGACGCGCTTCTTCAGGGCCTTGTACTGCGGCTCGCGCTCCTTGAGGTCGGCGACGAGCGGCGTGGCGATGAAGATCGAGGAGTAGGCGCCGGCCGCGAGGCCGACGAACAGCGACAGCGAGATGTCGTTGAGCGTGCCCGCGCCGAGGAAGCCGCCGCCGATGAACAGCAGGCCCGCCACCGGCAGCAGCGCGACCACCGTGGTGTTGATGGAGCGGACCAGGGTGCCGTTGATCGAGCGGTTGGCGACCTCGCTGTAGGTGAAGCGGGTCTGCTTCGTGAGGTCCTTCGTCTGCTCCTTGAGGGAGTCGAAGACGACGACCGTGTCGTACAGCGAGTAACCGAGGATCGTCAGCAGACCGATCACCGTGCCGGGCGTGACCTCGAAGCCGACGAGGGCGTAGATGCCGACGGTGATGGTGATGTCGTGGATCAGGGCGACGAGCGCGGCGACGGCCATGCGCAGCTCGAAGGCGATCGCCAGGTAGATCACGACCAGGACCATGAAGATCGCCAGGCCCTGCCAGGCCTTGTTGGCGATCTGGTCGCCCCAGCTCGGGCCGACCAGGTCGGCGGCGATGGACTCCGGGTCGACCTTGAAGTCCTTGGCGAGCTCGGTCTTGATCTCGTCGGACTGCTCGGTGTCCATGCCGGCGATCTGGATGCGCAGCGTGCCGTTGCCGAGCTTCTGCACGACCGCGTCATGGCCGGACGCCGACTTCGCGTAGTCCTCGGCCTGAGAGACGGAGACGCTGGTCTTCTCCGTGGTGAAGACCGCGCCGCCCTGGAAGTCGATGCCCATGTTCAGGCCGCGCACCGCCAGGCCGACGATGGCCGTGATGGTGATCAGGATCGAGATGCCGTACCAGAGCTTGCGGTGTCCGATGAAGTCGTAGCTGATCTCGCCACGGTGGAGTCGGGCGCCGAGGTTGCCGAGTTTGGACATCGCTCACGCCTCCTTCGTCTCGACGGGGCCGGCGGCAGGACCGGAGGGACGGCGGGTACGGCGGATCGGCGGCTTGGCGCCCAGGCTCTTCGGGTCGAGGCCGGACCACTTGTGGCCGCTGGCGAAGAACTTCCGGCGGGCGATGAGCGACATCAGCGGCTTGGTGAAGAAGAAGACCACGACGACGTCGAGGACGGTGGTCAGACCCAGCGTGAACGCGAAGCCCTGGACCTTGCCGACGGTGACGATGAACAGCACGGCGGCCGCGAGGAACGACACGAAGTCGGAGACCAGGATGGTGCGCCGGGCGCGCGGCCAGGCCCTCTCGACGGCGGGGCGCAGGGTGCGGCCCTCGCGGATCTCGTCCCGGACGCGTTCGAAGTACACGATGAACGAGTCCGCGGTGATGCCGATGGCGACGATGGCGCCGCAGACGGCCGGCAGGTTCAGCGCGAAGCCGATGGCCGGGCCGAGCAGTGCCATGAGCACGTAGGTGAGGGCAGCGGAGACCAGCAGCGAGGCGAGCGCGATCATCGCCAGGCCGCGGTAGTAGGCCACCAGGTAGATCACGACCAGGGCGAGACCGATGGCGCCAGCCAGCAGACCGGCGTGCAGCTGGTCGCCGCCGAGCGCGGCGGTCACCGTGGTCACGCTCTGCTCCTTGAAGGAGAGCGGGAGCGCGCCGTACGACAGCATGTTGGAGAGGTTCTGGGCCTCGTCCTGCGTGAAGCTGCCGGAGATCTGGGCCTGGCCGCCGGTGATGGAGTTCTGCACGAACGGGCTGGAGACGACCTCGCCGTCGAGCACGATGCCGAACTCGTTCTGCGGCTGGGTGTTCTTGGCGAGCTCGGCCGTGATGGCGGCGAACTTCTTGCTGCCCGAGCCGGTGAAGGTCATGGTGACCTGCCAGCCGGCGGCGGTCTGCGTGTCGTAGACGGCCTGGGCCTTCTTGACCTCGGTGCCGTCGACGGCGGCCGGGCCGAGCACGTACTTGTACCAGACCTTGTCGATCTCACCGCAGGCGACGGTCGGGTCGCTGGGCTTGACGCCCTCGCCGGCCTTGGCCCGGGCCGACTCGTCGGAGCAGTCCAGGGCCGCGTACTTGGCCTGGAGCGCGGCGGTCGCGGCGTCGGTCGTGGCGCTCGCGGAGGCCGAGGGGCTGGCGGAGTCGCTCGCGCCGGCGCTGGCGGAGGCCGACGGGGTGGTGTCGGCCTTCAGCGCGTCGGTGACGGCACGGCCCTGCGAGGTGGCGCTGGCCGACGGGGACGACGAGGAGCTGGCCTTCTCGCCGGTCGAGCCGGAGGCGCTCGCGGACGGGCTCGTGGAGGAGCTCGGCGAGGCGCTGGAGGAGCCGCTGGCGGAGGGGCTCGCCGTGGCGGCGGCGGAGCCGGTGGGCTCGGAGGCGTAGACCGGACGGAAGTACAGCTTCGCGGTGGTGCCGACCTGGGCCCGGGCTTCCGCGGAGTTGGTGCCCTTGGGGATGTTCACGATGATGTTGCGGTCGCCCTGGGTCTGCACCTCCGCCTCGGAGACGCCCAGCCCGTTGACACGGCGGTTCATGATCTCGACCGCGGTGTCCATGTTGGCCTTGTTGATCGCGGATCCCTGGTCGGCCTTCGCCTCGAGCGTGATGCTCGTACCGCCGGCAAGGTCGATGCCGAGACGCGGAGTGGTGTGTCCGGAGGCGAACATGCCTCCGGTGAGCCCCACGATGGCGATCAGGATCAGGGCCAGCGAGCGCCCTGGCTTGCTCTGGGCGCTCGCGCTCCGGCCCTTCTTAGGTGCTGCCACCTTCTCG
This window of the Streptomyces sp. NBC_01275 genome carries:
- the hisS gene encoding histidine--tRNA ligase yields the protein MSTFQAPKGTYDLLPPRSAKFLAVREAIATPLRNSGYGYVETPGFENVELFARGVGESTDIVSKEMYAFETKGGDQLALRPEGTASVLRAALEANLHRQGNLPVKLWYSGSYYRYEQPQAGRYRHFSQVGAEAIGAEDPALDAELIILADQAYRTLGLRDFRILLNSLGDKECRPVYREALQTFLRGLDLDEDTLRRADINPLRVLDDKRADVQKQLTDAPLLRDYLCDSCKAYHEEVRELITAAGVAFEDDPKLVRGLDYYTRTTFEFVHGGLGSQSAVGGGGRYDGLSEMIGGPALPSVGWALGVDRTVLALEAEGVELELPASTSVFAVPLGEEARRILFAKVTELRKLGIAADFSYGGKGLKGAMKNANRSGARYAIVAGERDLAEGVVQLKDMESGEQTAIGVNEIVAELESKLG
- a CDS encoding DUF349 domain-containing protein translates to MSSDPWGRVDETGTVYVRTADGEQVVGSWQAGSPEEALAYFERKYEGLVVEIGLLEKRVQTTDLSAKDAQVAIDHIREQVDAHHAVGDLQALRERLDKLVATVESRREERKVQRAKQSDEARKAKEDLVVEAEQLAQSDQWRAAGERLRALVDTWKGLPRLDRKSDDELWHRFSHARSAFSKRRKAHFAQLDAQREEARRTKERLVSEAEALSASTDWGPTAARYRELMAEWKAAGRAQREHEDDLWNRFRGAQDVFFAARSSVFAERDAEQTENLKLKEELAEEAEKLLPIGDLKSTRAAFRSINERWEAIGHVPRDSRPKVEGRMHAVERAIQDAEETEWRRTNPEARARAEGLTGQLQAAVDKLRGQIEQARAQGNSARADKLERELEGRQALLDQALKGLQEFGG
- a CDS encoding adenine phosphoribosyltransferase; protein product: MTELTDLTTLLLSRIRDVADYPEPGVMFKDITPLLADSTAFTALTDAFAGIAERTGATKIVGLEARGFILGAPVAVRAGLGFIPVRKAGKLPGATLSQAYDLEYGSAEIEVHAEDLTAEDRVLIVDDVLATGGTAEAAIQLIHRAGAEVAGAAVLMELSFLDGRPRLEAALRGAPLESLLTV
- a CDS encoding peptidylprolyl isomerase; translation: MVTQEQRKRQLAREKFLRQQQRRTSARRKARVRNSVIASVLGVIIVGSVALYTTGVLKEDDKANASADTTPSASPSAVKDPCEKAAAGSVEKLTWKKEPAITIDKSADYTMKLATTCGDIDIALKTSAAPHTVNSFDFLAGKGYFDHTKCHRLTTNGIYVLQCGDPTGTGSGGPGYTIPDENLKDKSLKDNVYPAGTVAMANTSQPDTGGSQFFLVYQDSQLPPSYTPFGTISAKGLTVLKKIAAAGENTGAGDGAPNATVVINKATVTKS
- the secD gene encoding protein translocase subunit SecD gives rise to the protein MAAPKKGRSASAQSKPGRSLALILIAIVGLTGGMFASGHTTPRLGIDLAGGTSITLEAKADQGSAINKANMDTAVEIMNRRVNGLGVSEAEVQTQGDRNIIVNIPKGTNSAEARAQVGTTAKLYFRPVYASEPTGSAAATASPSASGSSSASPSSSTSPSASASGSTGEKASSSSSPSASATSQGRAVTDALKADTTPSASASAGASDSASPSASASATTDAATAALQAKYAALDCSDESARAKAGEGVKPSDPTVACGEIDKVWYKYVLGPAAVDGTEVKKAQAVYDTQTAAGWQVTMTFTGSGSKKFAAITAELAKNTQPQNEFGIVLDGEVVSSPFVQNSITGGQAQISGSFTQDEAQNLSNMLSYGALPLSFKEQSVTTVTAALGGDQLHAGLLAGAIGLALVVIYLVAYYRGLAMIALASLLVSAALTYVLMALLGPAIGFALNLPAVCGAIVAIGITADSFIVYFERVRDEIREGRTLRPAVERAWPRARRTILVSDFVSFLAAAVLFIVTVGKVQGFAFTLGLTTVLDVVVVFFFTKPLMSLIARRKFFASGHKWSGLDPKSLGAKPPIRRTRRPSGPAAGPVETKEA
- a CDS encoding bifunctional (p)ppGpp synthetase/guanosine-3',5'-bis(diphosphate) 3'-pyrophosphohydrolase, coding for MPDEAQHLTAAKPESASGPAATPASHAKDDSRGPVEHDRSAPADKPAEQPRPKPATPERPAATPASAATPAAAPAARPSAAQPPARSGSSNRVRARLARLGVQRANPYNPVLEPLLRIVRSNDPKIETATLRQIEKSYQVAERWHRGQKRKSGDPYITHPLAVTTILAELGMDPATLMAGLLHDTVEDTEYGLEDLRRDFGDQVALLVDGVTKLDKVKFGEAAQAETVRKMVVAMAKDPRVLVIKLADRLHNMRTMRYLKREKQEKKARETLEIYAPLAHRLGMNTIKWELEDLAFAILYPKMYDEIVRLVAERAPKRDEYLAIVTDEVQSDLRAARIKATVTGRPKHYYSVYQKMIVRGRDFAEIYDLVGIRVLVDTVRDCYAALGTVHARWNPVPGRFKDYIAMPKFNMYQSLHTTVIGPNGKPVELQIRTFDMHRRAEYGIAAHWKYKQEAVAGASKVRSDAPRTTGKDDHLNDMAWLRQLLDWQKETEDPGEFLESLRFDLSRNEVFVFTPKGDVIALPAGATPVDFSYAVHTEVGHRTIGARVNGRLVPLESTLDNGDLVEVFTSKAAGAGPSRDWLNFVKSPRARNKIRAWFSKERRDEAIEQGKDAIARAMRKQNLPIQRILTGDSLVTLAHEMRYPDISSLYAAIGEGHVAAQNVVQKLVQALGGEEAATEEMDEAVPPSRTRGRKRRSNNDPGVVVKGVDDVWVKLARCCTPVPGDPIIGFVTRGSGVSVHRSDCVNVESLSREPERILEVEWAPTQSSVFLVAIQVEALDRSRLLSDVTRVLSDQHVNILSAAVQTSRDRVATSRFTFEMGDPKHLGHVLKAVRGVEGVYDVYRVTSARRP
- a CDS encoding MBL fold metallo-hydrolase, whose protein sequence is MLIAGFPAGAWGTNCYLVAPAAGEECVIIDPGHQAAPGVEEAIRKHRLKPVAVVLTHGHIDHVASVVPVCGAHDVPAWIHPEDRFMMSDPEKALGRSIGMPLMGELTVGEPDDVRELTDGARLDLAGLEFSVAHAPGHTKGSVTFRMPETTEIPSVFFSGDLLFAGSIGRTDLPGGDMAEMLDSLARVCLPLEDSTVVLSGHGPQTTIGQERAANPYLRQVAAGGQGAGSNTPPRRGM
- the secF gene encoding protein translocase subunit SecF; the protein is MSKLGNLGARLHRGEISYDFIGHRKLWYGISILITITAIVGLAVRGLNMGIDFQGGAVFTTEKTSVSVSQAEDYAKSASGHDAVVQKLGNGTLRIQIAGMDTEQSDEIKTELAKDFKVDPESIAADLVGPSWGDQIANKAWQGLAIFMVLVVIYLAIAFELRMAVAALVALIHDITITVGIYALVGFEVTPGTVIGLLTILGYSLYDTVVVFDSLKEQTKDLTKQTRFTYSEVANRSINGTLVRSINTTVVALLPVAGLLFIGGGFLGAGTLNDISLSLFVGLAAGAYSSIFIATPLVADLKEREPQYKALKKRVLAKRAQATADEDLTETRSDDAYGDDEPEDAAHAVVGPRSQPASRGRGRGRPSGKRR